Within the Pagrus major chromosome 4, Pma_NU_1.0 genome, the region ttttatccTTTTTGATTTTCAAACCTTCCTTCTAGGCAGAGGCTATCATTGCAGCCAAACAGCTGGATAAGGAGTACCTAGCCATTGGTGGTTTGGGGGACTTCACCAAGTCCTGCGCCCAACTCGCTCTTGGCAATGATAATGAGGTCTTGAAGAGCGGCAGGGTAAGTTAACTCCTTCAAACTAAATGAAATTCAAATCAATTGATAGTTTAAGTCCAAGTCAGTACAGCAGTCCTCCTCTCCCAACAGAGCATCACTGTCCAGACCATCTCAGGAACTGGATCTCTGCGTATTGGGGCCAACTTTTTGGTGAGGTTCTCTTGTATCAGTCATTTCAGACAAACCAACAGTTAGGTCAGGCTGGTTATCTCACCAGGTCTTTCCTTTGTCTCAGTCTCGTTTCCATGGAGGTCCTCGTGATGTGTACCTGCCCAAACCGTCCTGGGGAAACCACACGCCCATCTTCAGAGACGCTGGAATGCAGCTCAAAGCATACAGATACTACGACCCCTCCACCTGTGGCTTTGACTTCAAAGGAGCTCTCGACGATATCTCTGTAAGACATTAGGGCAAATATTTTAATAGGTCCAGTTTGACACCTTTTCATGTGTtctgatttaaaacacaaatacagaggattttatgtttttttgtgaagttgttagtttttactttaattaagAATTGAGTTGTTTACCTTTAAGTTTGGGCAGAGAGGGTTTTCAACAGAGCACTCAGcctgtgtttatgttttcacGTGTATTCACCTGTATTTTtacttgtgtgtttatgtgacagCCACCAGGGTGAACTTTATGTGTTTGCCCCCATTTTTGTTTATAACCAGGATATCATGAAGTGACTTTGTTGACAGAAAACTGTTTATTGTGTAGAAAATAATCGGTTATGTAACCAGTTGTATGTCTGGCAGTgaaaacactgtcaaacaagAGAGTCTGTACTACACATGGTATTGTAAGGTGATTAACCAAACCCTTTTCTTATGTCACAGAAAATCCCAGAGCAGAGTGTGATCATGCTGCATGCTTGTGCCCACAACCCCACTGGTGTGGACCCCAGGCCTGAGCAGTGGAAGGAGATTTCTGACCTTGTGAAGGTGAGTACAAGTCATCTCAGTAAAGGCCTGGGGaagttatattttttttaaaaagtctgcacattttcttttatcttcagATCAGGTCTTTGACAGTTCAAAAGCCACAATTGATAAGCACAGTACTTTATCAAGTTGTTATCACTTGAAACATTACTAACTTCTTGTCTCTGTCCGTGTCtccctcctgtgttctcccTCTTTTATTTGCACCTCATAGAAAAAGAACCTGCTTGTGTTCTTCGACATGGCCTACCAGGGCTTCGCCAGCGGCGACATTGACCGTGACGCCTGGGCTGTGCGCTACTTCATTGAGCAGGGCCACAACATCCTGCTGTCCCAGTCCTTCGCTAAGAACATGGGTCTCTATGGTCAGTCAGAATTCAACACAAGTTTAAAGAATACTGATAAAGATCACATAAAGATAACAGTACAGACATGAGATGAAAACTGAGGTGCAGGTTAGTTTTGCTAGTGCTGGACAGGGTCTGCCCATTTTAGCATTGACCAAACTGCAGAATCTGTTGAAATGAGTGATGCTTTCAAATTCTTAGAAACATATATATGCTGTACTGTACATACCATAAAGCTAGTGATACAGTTCTggaagaggttttttttatggAAGACaacatgaatgaatgcattCGTTCATAGCGACTGATTGTGTGAACTGTATCTTGTGTTTTATCACCACCCAGTGGTAAAAACTAGTTGGTCACACATGATTTATTCCATTAAGGATTCAGACTCACAGGACTAAATGCAATTGTACTATTATGTGAGAAAAAATAAGTTAATGTCAGCTTTACCTTTACCTATACTACTAGTTATGTTGTGTTAACTCAGAATATGCCCCGAAGCAGTCATCTAGATACTCGTCAGTGGTTTTGTTCTTCACCAAAACAATGTTTCATAAAGTGAATGCAGCGATCTCTTAAGCTGCAGCGATTTATCAATTCATCagttagttgtcaactattaaattaatcggcaacaattttgataattaattggTTTAagtaatttcatttattttagtcaaaatgtgaatattttctggtttatttcctcctctgtgacaataataataaagaatatctttgggttgcggacaaaacaagacatttgagaagGTATTTTGGGGCTTTGGGTTGTTTTCTACCATCTTTTGACACTTGATCGATTACTcgagaaaataaatgacagattaatcaacaatgaagcAGCCCAAGTGATCTCTAGTCTTCTTAAAACATGTTCTGAATGAGATCTCATTCAAATGAAAAGTTAGTTTGTGAGAATGTAAATCTCACTGAAGGAAAccataaatgttatatttttaagtCTGTTTTGGCTTACAATTTTATGATTGTCATGTGTAACCCCTCATATCTAATTTATGTTTCAAAATACACTTTACTGGTTGCACATTTACAGTTCTCCTTTTTCACACACATTGAGTTGGTCAGATTCGCTGTAGATCACAATGTTTAACACTGAATGTGGATTTTGATATTCACAGGTGAGCGTGTTGGAGGCTTCACTGTGGTGTGTGGCGATGTAGACGAGGCAAAGAGGGTAGAGTCTCAACTTAAGATCCTGATCAGGCCCATTTACTCCAATCCACCAATGAACGGCGCCAGAATTGCATCAATCATTCTCAACACACCAGATCTGCGCTCACTGTGGTATGTGCTTATAAATGCACACATATTACCTGAACCAAATGTCAAACTTCAGGTCCAAGTCTCCatctttcatttgcaccaaactgTTCCAAAATCCATTTCCTGATCTGTTTGACCCTGCCTTCTTTGATTCCAGGCTGGAGGAGGTCCACGGTATGGCTAACCGCATCATTAAGATGAGAGAACAGCTGGTGGCTGGTCTGACGAAGGAGGGCTCCACTCACAACTGGCAGCACGTCACCGACCAGATCGGCATGTTCTGCTTCACAGGCCTCAAACCTgaacaggtacacacacattttggcCTTTGATAGTTGACATTAcagaatgaaaaacatgtttatcatTGAAATTTAGCAAATTTTTAATTCTTACATAAAACCGACTGTATTAAATGATGCCATACAACAACGGCTAATTCCCAGAGAAAAtcatgttaaaggaatagtttgatgttttgggaaataaattTTTTGCTTTCAGGTAGAATTGGATCGAGTGTAGGTAAATTTGGTAGGTCAGATTTGTCTGTTAATTAAAAGGCTACAGCCAGGAGCAGAGACCACCAACTGCCTT harbors:
- the LOC140994354 gene encoding aspartate aminotransferase, mitochondrial-like, with amino-acid sequence MALLKSNKVISCLGNISPALGVLSSRNSSWWGGVQMGPPDPILGVSEAFKKDSNPKKMNLGVGAYRDDQGKPFVLSCVRKAEAIIAAKQLDKEYLAIGGLGDFTKSCAQLALGNDNEVLKSGRSITVQTISGTGSLRIGANFLSRFHGGPRDVYLPKPSWGNHTPIFRDAGMQLKAYRYYDPSTCGFDFKGALDDISKIPEQSVIMLHACAHNPTGVDPRPEQWKEISDLVKKKNLLVFFDMAYQGFASGDIDRDAWAVRYFIEQGHNILLSQSFAKNMGLYGERVGGFTVVCGDVDEAKRVESQLKILIRPIYSNPPMNGARIASIILNTPDLRSLWLEEVHGMANRIIKMREQLVAGLTKEGSTHNWQHVTDQIGMFCFTGLKPEQVERLTKEFSVYMTKDGRISMAGVTSGNVGLLAHGIHTVTK